In one Gracilinanus agilis isolate LMUSP501 chromosome 6, AgileGrace, whole genome shotgun sequence genomic region, the following are encoded:
- the LOC123251306 gene encoding L-lactate dehydrogenase A chain-like isoform X1, whose product MRTVKDQLIVDALKEAQTPHNKITVVGVGAVGMVHAISILMKDLADELALADVIEDKLKGEMMDLQHGSLFLKTPKIVSSKDYSMTANSKLVVITVGACQQEGESHLNLVQCNVNIFKFIIFNIVKYSPNCKLLSVSNPVDILTYFDIAWKLSGFPKNRVIRSGCNLDSAHLHYLIGEKLGIHSSSCHGWILREYGDSNIPVWSGVNVAGVSLKTLHPALGPAGDSEHWKDVHKQVVESAYEAIKLKGHNSWAIGLSVADLAESIVENLRRVHPNSTMIKGLYEDVFLNVPCILG is encoded by the coding sequence ATGAGAACTGTCAAGGATCAGCTGATCGTGGATGCCCTAAAGGAAGCCCAGACTCCCCATAACAAGATAACTGTAGTTGGGGTTGGAGCAGTTGGCATGGTACATGCTATCAGTATCTTGATGAAGGATTTGGCTGATGAACTTGCCCTAGCTGATGTTATAGAAGACAAACTAAAGGGAGAGATGATGGATCTCCAACATGGCAGCCTTTTCCTCAAAACACCAAAGATTGTCTCTAGCAAAGACTATTCCATGACTGCAAACTCAAAGCTGGTTGTGATTACTGTTGGGGCATGTCAGCAGGAAGGAGAAAGTCATCTTAATTTGGTTCAGTGTAATGTGAATATCTTTAAGTTCATCATTTTCAATATTGTTAAATATAGCCCTAATTGCAAGTTGCTTAGTGTCTCCAATCCAGTGGATATTTTGACATATTTTGATATAGCCTGGAAGCTAAGTGGCTTTCCTAAAAACCGTGTTATTAGAAGTGGTTGCAATCTGGATTCTGCCCATCTCCATTATCTGATAGGGGAGAAACTCGGTATCCACTCTTCAAGCTGTCATGGATGGATCCTTAGGGAATATGGAGACTCAAATATTCCTGTATGGAGTGGTGTGAATGTTGCTGGTGTCTCTCTGAAGACTCTTCATCCTGCTCTAGGACCTGCTGGTGATTCAGAGCATTGGAAAGATGTTCATAAACAAGTAGTTGAAAGTGCTTATGAGGCGATCAAGTTGAAGGGCCACAATTCCTGGGCCATTGGCTTGTCTGTGGCAGACCTGGCAGAAAGCATCGTGGAGAATCTTAGGAGAGTGCATCCAAATTCCACCATGATTAAGGGCCTCTATGAAGATGTCTTCCTTAATGTTCCATGTATCTTGGGGTAG
- the LOC123251306 gene encoding L-lactate dehydrogenase A chain-like isoform X2: MRTVKDQLIVDALKEAQTPHNKITVVGVGAVGMVHAISILMKDLADELALADVIEDKLKGEMMDLQHGSLFLKTPKILLSVSNPVDILTYFDIAWKLSGFPKNRVIRSGCNLDSAHLHYLIGEKLGIHSSSCHGWILREYGDSNIPVWSGVNVAGVSLKTLHPALGPAGDSEHWKDVHKQVVESAYEAIKLKGHNSWAIGLSVADLAESIVENLRRVHPNSTMIKGLYEDVFLNVPCILG; encoded by the exons ATGAGAACTGTCAAGGATCAGCTGATCGTGGATGCCCTAAAGGAAGCCCAGACTCCCCATAACAAGATAACTGTAGTTGGGGTTGGAGCAGTTGGCATGGTACATGCTATCAGTATCTTGATGAAGGATTTGGCTGATGAACTTGCCCTAGCTGATGTTATAGAAGACAAACTAAAGGGAGAGATGATGGATCTCCAACATGGCAGCCTTTTCCTCAAAACACCAAAGATT TTGCTTAGTGTCTCCAATCCAGTGGATATTTTGACATATTTTGATATAGCCTGGAAGCTAAGTGGCTTTCCTAAAAACCGTGTTATTAGAAGTGGTTGCAATCTGGATTCTGCCCATCTCCATTATCTGATAGGGGAGAAACTCGGTATCCACTCTTCAAGCTGTCATGGATGGATCCTTAGGGAATATGGAGACTCAAATATTCCTGTATGGAGTGGTGTGAATGTTGCTGGTGTCTCTCTGAAGACTCTTCATCCTGCTCTAGGACCTGCTGGTGATTCAGAGCATTGGAAAGATGTTCATAAACAAGTAGTTGAAAGTGCTTATGAGGCGATCAAGTTGAAGGGCCACAATTCCTGGGCCATTGGCTTGTCTGTGGCAGACCTGGCAGAAAGCATCGTGGAGAATCTTAGGAGAGTGCATCCAAATTCCACCATGATTAAGGGCCTCTATGAAGATGTCTTCCTTAATGTTCCATGTATCTTGGGGTAG